One window of the Niallia circulans genome contains the following:
- a CDS encoding dihydrodipicolinate synthase family protein, which translates to MTELNRFRGIIPPVSSILDKDGNLKEGEMALLIDKLIEEKVNGLFFLGTGGEFSQMFVKERKRIAEFAVKYVAKRVPVLIGIGSTNTREAILLGQHAEQIGADGIVAINPYYWNLTKENLYTYFSNIAKSVKLPVLLYNFPTLTGQDLTPDFVIELVLNHQNIVGIKETIDSIGHIREMNDKVKMINPDFSVFCGFDDHLFNTLLLGGDGAISASANFAPQLSVGLYNFFLAGDIEKAVSLQKQLAILPQLYKIDSPFVNVVKEATKLCGLNITTEVLPPAKALNEEKKQQVKEILKQANLL; encoded by the coding sequence ATGACCGAGCTGAATCGCTTTAGAGGTATTATTCCGCCAGTGTCAAGCATTCTTGATAAAGATGGTAATCTGAAAGAAGGCGAAATGGCGTTATTAATTGATAAACTAATTGAGGAAAAAGTAAATGGCTTATTCTTTTTAGGTACTGGTGGAGAATTTTCGCAAATGTTTGTAAAGGAGAGAAAGAGGATTGCTGAATTTGCTGTTAAGTATGTTGCAAAAAGAGTTCCTGTCTTAATTGGAATTGGCAGCACGAATACAAGGGAGGCAATTCTGCTTGGTCAGCATGCGGAACAAATAGGCGCAGATGGAATTGTTGCTATTAATCCCTATTATTGGAATTTAACCAAAGAGAATTTATATACTTACTTTAGTAACATAGCAAAGTCTGTTAAGCTGCCAGTTTTACTCTATAATTTTCCAACTCTTACAGGGCAGGATTTAACACCTGATTTCGTGATAGAGCTTGTTCTAAATCATCAAAATATAGTTGGTATTAAAGAAACGATTGATTCGATCGGACATATTCGTGAAATGAATGATAAGGTAAAAATGATTAACCCTGATTTTTCTGTTTTTTGTGGGTTTGATGACCATTTATTTAATACGCTACTGCTTGGAGGAGATGGCGCAATATCAGCTAGTGCAAATTTTGCACCACAACTATCAGTTGGTCTGTATAACTTCTTCTTAGCAGGAGATATAGAAAAAGCAGTTTCTTTGCAGAAACAATTAGCTATATTGCCACAACTATATAAAATAGATAGTCCGTTTGTAAATGTAGTGAAGGAAGCAACGAAATTATGTGGTTTGAATATTACAACAGAGGTGTTGCCTCCTGCTAAAGCCCTTAATGAAGAGAAGAAGCAGCAAGTTAAGGAAATTTTAAAACAGGCAAATTTATTATAA
- a CDS encoding MFS transporter, with protein sequence MSTNLQREEVTPAQSAPAGEKISLMERLGYGSGDLASNFIWQAMSIFIVYYFTDIIGIAAGIIGSIMLFSRIFDGITDILMGYVIDKTKSKHGKARPWLLWLAIPFAISAVLLFTVPDVSTVWQVVYITITYNLVCLVYTGLNVPYGTLNSLITQNQYQRSILNVFRMSFALIGSLIVSNLTLPLANIFGGGQFGWIITFLIFGSIGSSLFYFCFKSTTERVKPASKEQQQNPVKLKDSIRTLGKNKYWALVTTFIFMTYIFNALNSGAVIYFAQYILDDTLLVGLVTTAYTVFILLGMVIVAPITKRFGKRNAIIVGEVITLIGYLIMLIDITNIALIVAGTIIRGIGKAPINGSMFAMLGDTIEYGEWKTGIRNEGMVYSGGSMGIKIGSGLGTAIIGWVLFIGGYVGGGGTQSSAALLSIQSLFIYIPMAITVFLIILMLFYRLDKIYPRIISDLKARSAN encoded by the coding sequence ATGTCGACCAATTTACAAAGGGAAGAGGTTACTCCGGCACAAAGTGCACCAGCTGGTGAAAAGATAAGTTTAATGGAAAGATTAGGGTATGGTTCGGGTGACTTAGCTAGTAATTTTATCTGGCAAGCAATGAGCATTTTTATTGTGTATTATTTTACAGATATCATTGGCATTGCAGCAGGGATTATAGGATCCATCATGTTGTTTTCCCGGATTTTTGATGGGATAACAGATATATTGATGGGTTACGTCATAGATAAGACGAAATCAAAGCATGGTAAGGCAAGACCTTGGCTATTATGGCTTGCGATTCCTTTTGCAATCTCAGCTGTATTACTGTTTACCGTTCCGGATGTAAGCACTGTTTGGCAAGTTGTTTATATTACAATTACCTATAATTTAGTTTGTTTGGTCTATACTGGCTTAAATGTACCATATGGAACCTTAAACTCCTTAATTACACAAAATCAATACCAAAGATCTATTTTAAATGTATTTCGTATGAGTTTTGCGTTAATAGGATCACTTATAGTCAGTAATTTGACCCTTCCACTTGCAAATATCTTTGGAGGAGGCCAATTTGGATGGATTATAACTTTCCTTATTTTTGGATCGATTGGTAGTAGTCTTTTCTACTTTTGTTTCAAATCAACCACTGAAAGAGTTAAGCCTGCTAGCAAGGAACAACAGCAAAATCCCGTAAAGCTAAAAGATAGTATAAGAACGCTTGGGAAAAATAAGTATTGGGCACTTGTGACGACATTTATCTTTATGACCTATATTTTTAATGCCTTAAATTCTGGAGCAGTCATTTATTTTGCTCAGTATATTTTAGATGACACCCTTCTAGTTGGACTTGTAACAACAGCTTATACAGTATTTATCCTTTTAGGAATGGTAATTGTAGCACCAATTACGAAAAGGTTTGGTAAAAGAAATGCCATTATTGTTGGGGAAGTAATTACGTTAATCGGTTATCTAATTATGTTAATTGACATCACTAATATAGCATTAATTGTAGCCGGTACGATAATTCGAGGAATCGGTAAGGCGCCGATCAATGGAAGTATGTTTGCGATGCTAGGTGACACGATCGAGTATGGGGAGTGGAAAACAGGTATTCGAAATGAAGGTATGGTATATAGCGGCGGAAGCATGGGTATCAAAATCGGTAGTGGATTAGGCACTGCTATTATAGGATGGGTATTATTCATTGGTGGATATGTTGGCGGCGGAGGCACGCAATCGAGTGCAGCATTGCTTTCTATTCAATCCTTGTTTATTTACATTCCAATGGCAATTACTGTTTTCTTAATTATCCTCATGCTATTCTATCGTTTAGATAAAATCTATCCTCGTATTATTAGTGATCTAAAAGCTAGAAGCGCAAACTAA
- a CDS encoding cell wall hydrolase, giving the protein MKQLLFIAIIFTFISGSYIYIPSIAKAETISKEETTTVATRKFAVDKKENVKASDESADITNNEKKLLARLVHAEAKGEPFAGKVAVADVVLNRLDDKQFPDTVESVIYEKNAFQPVQNGSIDKAPDKESMEAVEEALNNGKENKELLYFYNPDTATSDWIFTRQVIKHIGNHAFSI; this is encoded by the coding sequence ATGAAACAGTTATTATTTATTGCAATTATATTCACTTTTATTAGTGGTTCTTATATATATATACCATCTATTGCAAAAGCAGAAACAATTAGTAAGGAAGAAACAACAACTGTAGCAACAAGAAAATTTGCTGTTGATAAAAAGGAAAATGTAAAAGCTTCTGATGAATCAGCAGACATAACGAATAATGAAAAAAAATTACTGGCCCGTCTTGTTCATGCAGAAGCGAAGGGTGAGCCGTTTGCCGGTAAAGTAGCAGTAGCTGATGTAGTACTAAATCGTCTAGATGATAAGCAGTTTCCTGATACAGTAGAGTCTGTCATCTATGAGAAAAATGCTTTTCAGCCTGTTCAGAACGGTTCCATCGATAAAGCACCGGATAAAGAGTCCATGGAAGCAGTAGAAGAAGCATTAAATAATGGAAAAGAGAATAAAGAGCTTCTTTATTTCTATAATCCAGATACAGCAACAAGTGATTGGATTTTTACAAGACAAGTGATTAAGCATATAGGAAATCATGCATTTTCTATTTAA
- a CDS encoding IclR family transcriptional regulator, with protein sequence MPIIQSVERALQILDLFNDHTVELKITEISEQMGLHKSTVHSLLKTLQQSRYIDQNSENGKYRLGLKLVERGNLVINTLNIRQIANKYLVELALKTGQTCHLGILDGNAGVYIDKEEGANSVIRYSRIGRRIPLHCTAIGKLLLSYQPPDIIHSLLDNYLFTQATNRTITKKEDFLMELEKVRYNEYAVDNQENELGVRCIAVPILNQHGQILAALSISTLVSSVSDDLLNDYLQLLKTTGKELSEKMRYGITMK encoded by the coding sequence ATGCCAATCATTCAATCTGTGGAACGTGCACTTCAAATATTAGATTTATTTAACGATCACACCGTAGAATTAAAGATTACGGAAATCAGCGAACAAATGGGGCTTCATAAAAGTACAGTACATTCTTTATTAAAGACTTTGCAGCAATCTCGCTATATTGATCAAAATTCAGAAAATGGAAAATATCGATTAGGCTTAAAGCTCGTTGAAAGAGGGAATTTAGTTATCAATACTTTAAACATCAGGCAAATAGCTAATAAATATCTCGTTGAGTTAGCACTAAAGACGGGCCAAACATGCCATCTAGGTATTCTTGATGGGAATGCAGGTGTATACATTGACAAGGAAGAAGGGGCTAATTCTGTTATACGGTACTCTCGGATTGGGAGAAGAATTCCCCTCCATTGTACAGCAATCGGAAAATTATTGTTATCGTATCAACCTCCAGATATAATTCATTCACTACTAGATAACTATCTGTTTACACAAGCAACAAACCGGACTATCACCAAGAAAGAAGATTTCCTTATGGAATTAGAAAAAGTGCGTTATAACGAGTATGCTGTGGATAATCAAGAAAATGAACTAGGTGTCCGCTGTATCGCGGTACCAATTTTAAATCAACATGGACAAATACTAGCAGCGCTTAGTATCTCAACATTAGTTTCTTCCGTAAGTGATGATCTCCTTAATGACTATTTACAGCTATTGAAAACAACAGGAAAAGAATTATCGGAAAAAATGCGATATGGAATTACAATGAAATAA
- a CDS encoding beta-galactosidase — protein MTKKWTEEKLTLGVCYYPEHWSEELWEDDFQRMKELGFTYVRMGEFSWTILEPEEGVYSFALFDRAIEKAHKFGLKIVLGTPTATPPAWLTHKYPDVLNVSQTGIPFQHGARRHYNYNSENYRRLSSAIVTEMAKHYSHNPGVVGWQIDNELNCEIDVFYSDADHLAFRRWAMEKYQTLDQLNEAWGTVFWNQTYTCWDQVYLTRTTVPNSPNPHHMLDEKRFISDSAISYAKMQADIIRKYTSNQWVTTNGMFKHLDNHKLTNEVLDFYAYDSYPNFGRVLEDKSDKPLRDRKWSWNLSVVRSISPNFAIFEQQSGPGGWVTRLEQPSPNPGQLRLWTYQSIAHGADLVMYFRWRTATKGTEIYWHGINDYHNLPNRRIKEVEQVSKEIQLIGEKIAGATYQAEIAIVTNYDNEWDAEFDKWSGPFASLSKEAWFKVLQYNHIPVDAYNLNSNSNLDELKKYKVLVYPHAAIVSEQTANLLKKYVKQGGKLILGCRTGYKDETGQVYMKAFPGYLADLTGITVEDFTREAPFETTPIVIYKEKTEIKTRGFYETLKIESKDTKVIGRFSDCYFEGKPGLVKHQYGEGACYYFGGVFTIELVENLLEEIQINNNNKFDLPESVELSIRKKEGKEFVFLLNYSHETQELEVKEGMTNILTGEKVHQKIQLKGYDVLVLE, from the coding sequence ATGACGAAAAAATGGACGGAGGAAAAATTAACACTAGGTGTTTGCTATTATCCAGAACACTGGTCAGAGGAGCTGTGGGAAGATGATTTTCAAAGAATGAAGGAGCTAGGATTTACCTATGTTCGCATGGGGGAATTTTCCTGGACGATATTGGAGCCAGAAGAAGGGGTATATTCTTTTGCTTTATTTGATCGAGCGATTGAAAAAGCCCATAAATTCGGCCTGAAGATAGTGCTCGGAACCCCAACAGCTACACCGCCAGCATGGCTGACCCATAAATATCCTGATGTATTGAATGTATCCCAAACAGGCATACCGTTCCAGCATGGCGCTCGAAGACATTATAACTATAATTCGGAAAACTATCGAAGACTAAGTTCCGCTATCGTGACAGAAATGGCAAAACATTATAGCCATAATCCAGGCGTTGTCGGCTGGCAGATTGATAATGAATTAAATTGTGAAATAGATGTTTTTTATTCGGACGCCGATCATCTAGCTTTTAGAAGATGGGCAATGGAAAAATATCAAACGTTAGATCAATTAAATGAGGCATGGGGAACTGTTTTTTGGAATCAGACATATACCTGCTGGGATCAAGTTTATTTAACTCGCACAACGGTTCCCAATTCTCCCAACCCTCATCATATGTTAGATGAAAAGCGGTTCATTTCTGATAGTGCTATTTCTTATGCAAAAATGCAAGCAGACATTATTCGGAAATATACAAGCAATCAGTGGGTTACCACAAATGGGATGTTTAAGCATCTCGATAATCATAAGCTGACAAATGAAGTGCTAGACTTCTATGCTTATGATTCTTATCCTAATTTCGGCAGAGTATTAGAAGATAAGAGCGATAAGCCTTTGCGAGACCGGAAATGGAGCTGGAACTTAAGTGTAGTCCGCAGCATTTCCCCTAATTTTGCTATTTTTGAACAGCAGTCCGGTCCCGGCGGATGGGTGACACGACTAGAACAGCCGTCGCCTAATCCAGGACAGCTTCGCCTATGGACCTATCAATCGATTGCACATGGTGCAGATTTAGTTATGTATTTCCGCTGGCGAACAGCAACGAAAGGAACAGAAATTTACTGGCATGGCATTAATGACTATCATAATCTGCCTAACCGCCGTATAAAAGAAGTAGAGCAAGTAAGCAAGGAGATTCAACTAATCGGAGAGAAGATAGCAGGAGCGACTTACCAGGCAGAGATAGCAATCGTCACTAATTATGATAATGAGTGGGATGCGGAATTTGATAAGTGGTCAGGACCTTTTGCTTCCCTTAGCAAAGAGGCATGGTTTAAGGTGCTGCAGTACAATCATATACCTGTAGATGCCTATAATCTAAATAGTAACTCTAATCTAGATGAGTTGAAAAAATATAAAGTACTGGTGTATCCTCATGCAGCGATTGTATCAGAACAAACAGCGAATTTGCTGAAAAAGTATGTAAAGCAAGGTGGTAAATTGATACTAGGCTGTCGCACTGGATATAAGGATGAAACAGGTCAAGTCTATATGAAGGCATTCCCAGGTTATCTAGCAGACCTTACGGGAATAACGGTAGAGGATTTTACAAGGGAAGCACCGTTTGAAACTACTCCAATCGTAATCTACAAAGAAAAAACAGAGATTAAGACTAGAGGATTTTATGAGACTTTAAAAATCGAATCAAAAGATACGAAAGTAATAGGGAGGTTTTCTGACTGCTATTTTGAAGGAAAGCCCGGCCTGGTTAAGCACCAATATGGAGAGGGAGCTTGTTATTATTTTGGAGGCGTGTTTACTATCGAGCTTGTTGAAAATTTACTTGAAGAAATACAAATAAATAATAATAACAAATTTGATTTACCTGAAAGTGTAGAGTTGTCCATACGCAAGAAAGAAGGGAAGGAATTTGTTTTCTTATTAAATTATTCCCATGAGACGCAGGAACTGGAAGTCAAGGAGGGAATGACCAATATTTTAACAGGAGAGAAGGTACATCAGAAGATACAATTGAAGGGTTATGATGTACTTGTGTTAGAGTAG
- the rlmD gene encoding 23S rRNA (uracil(1939)-C(5))-methyltransferase RlmD, protein MIVDIKNVDEKGAGQAVVWRENELGNKKKLKLTIPQTLPGEKVKVTVDQPHRRHRKAMPEEIIDAHAERIGPACPHFEKCGGCVWQHWDYNGQLQQKTNHVKRVIEEQGFDPSLVKDTIGMDEPWRYRNKMEFTFAADGSLGLHEQGNFRKIISLETCLIAGKEMVEAALEIANWVKEHALKGYNKDTHEGLLRHLMVRQSFATGEMMLALFATEAPDGSLKDAVDTIVARITEKFPQVKSFMWLENTDWADRTQSEKSHTLAGRDFIYDEMDGYRFRVWFDTFFQTNPTQAQKLVDLAVEMAEPKKSENMIDLFCGVGTFSLPFASRVGKLVGIEIVESSIESAKRNAGDNGIDNTTFLAQDARTGLAQVLETFGSPELLLLDPPRSGAGGKVMRRIGRSQPERIVYVSCNPDTFATDIKQLEPFGYTLKVVQPVDLFPHTVHVECCALLVRNN, encoded by the coding sequence ATGATTGTTGATATTAAGAATGTTGATGAAAAAGGTGCTGGACAAGCAGTTGTTTGGCGCGAAAATGAATTAGGCAACAAAAAGAAGCTAAAACTAACAATCCCGCAAACTTTACCAGGTGAAAAGGTAAAGGTAACAGTTGATCAGCCGCATAGAAGACATCGAAAAGCGATGCCAGAAGAAATCATAGATGCACATGCGGAAAGAATTGGACCAGCTTGTCCACATTTTGAAAAATGCGGCGGATGTGTATGGCAGCATTGGGATTATAATGGGCAATTACAACAAAAAACCAATCATGTAAAACGGGTGATTGAAGAACAAGGATTTGATCCTAGCTTAGTAAAAGATACAATCGGCATGGATGAGCCTTGGAGATACCGCAATAAAATGGAATTTACCTTTGCTGCGGATGGTTCTCTTGGTCTACATGAGCAAGGGAATTTTAGAAAAATTATTTCCTTAGAAACTTGCCTGATCGCTGGAAAAGAAATGGTGGAAGCGGCACTTGAAATAGCCAATTGGGTAAAGGAACATGCATTAAAAGGTTATAATAAAGATACACATGAAGGACTTCTTCGTCATTTAATGGTGAGACAGTCTTTTGCTACAGGGGAAATGATGTTGGCGCTATTTGCGACAGAAGCTCCAGACGGTTCTTTGAAAGATGCAGTGGATACAATAGTTGCTCGTATTACCGAAAAGTTCCCACAAGTTAAAAGCTTTATGTGGTTAGAGAATACCGATTGGGCAGATCGTACGCAATCAGAAAAAAGTCATACATTAGCTGGGAGAGATTTCATTTACGATGAAATGGATGGATATCGATTCCGCGTCTGGTTTGATACTTTCTTCCAAACGAATCCGACGCAAGCACAAAAATTAGTCGATTTAGCTGTAGAAATGGCGGAACCAAAGAAATCAGAGAATATGATTGATCTATTCTGTGGTGTCGGTACATTTTCTCTTCCATTCGCGAGCAGGGTTGGCAAGCTTGTCGGGATTGAAATTGTCGAAAGTTCGATTGAATCAGCAAAACGAAATGCAGGAGATAATGGTATTGATAATACTACTTTCCTAGCACAAGATGCCCGAACTGGATTAGCACAAGTATTAGAAACATTTGGCAGCCCTGAGTTATTGCTGCTAGATCCTCCTCGCTCTGGTGCAGGTGGAAAGGTAATGAGACGTATCGGACGTTCTCAACCAGAAAGAATTGTATATGTATCATGTAATCCAGATACCTTTGCTACTGATATTAAGCAACTGGAGCCATTTGGATATACATTGAAAGTGGTTCAGCCAGTCGACTTATTCCCGCATACCGTTCACGTTGAATGCTGTGCATTATTAGTAAGAAATAATTAA
- a CDS encoding YjhG/YagF family D-xylonate dehydratase, with amino-acid sequence MTLPFIFENENKSLYEIKTNAKGPTGTLPLTAQMLEDSPSGDLFGLSQNVGMGWKPKDLLGTEVLILGTKGGIRDHNGEPIALGYHTGHWEVDILMAEAAEEIRNHKGVPFAGFVSDPCDGRSQGTLGMFDSFPYRNDAAIVYRRLIRSLPTREAVIGVATCDKGLPAMMIALSSMHDLPTIIVPGGVTLPPAIGEDAGKIQTIGARFANKEISLKEAAELGCVACATPGGGCQFLGTAATSQVIAEALGIAVTHSALAPSGQKIWAEMARQSARAVLEMEKNQIKTKDIITDKAIENAMVLHAAFGGSTNLLLHIPALAHAAKCKIPTVDDWARINRKTPRLVSVLPNGPDHHPTVRVFLAGGVPEVMLHLRKLGLLHEDVLTVTGHTLGENLDWWEKSERRTQLRKRLLEADGVNPEQVIMDPATAKARGLTSTITFPKGNIAPEGSVIKSTSIDRTVVGEDGIYRHTGTAKVFTSEKAAITAIKTGGIKAGDVMVVMGGGPSGTGMEETYQLTSALKYLPFGKYVSLITDARFSGVSTGACIGHIGPEALSDGPIGRLRNGDLIDIMVDCENLIGTVDFIGTEDQRLSKEEATSVLKAREAHPDLKPDPNLPDDTRLWAALQAVSGGTWRGSVYDVDRIIEVLEAGKKALAKEEGSFIR; translated from the coding sequence ATGACATTACCATTTATATTTGAAAACGAGAATAAATCTCTTTATGAAATAAAAACGAATGCAAAGGGGCCAACTGGAACGCTACCACTTACTGCACAAATGCTGGAGGATTCGCCGAGCGGGGATTTATTCGGACTTAGCCAAAATGTAGGGATGGGATGGAAACCGAAAGATTTATTAGGAACAGAAGTCCTGATTCTAGGTACAAAAGGTGGTATAAGAGATCATAATGGTGAGCCAATCGCGCTAGGGTACCACACAGGACATTGGGAAGTTGATATCCTCATGGCAGAGGCAGCAGAAGAAATTCGAAACCATAAAGGTGTTCCCTTTGCGGGTTTTGTTAGTGATCCTTGTGACGGTCGTTCGCAAGGAACATTAGGAATGTTTGATTCTTTTCCTTATCGAAATGATGCTGCAATTGTTTATCGGCGTTTAATTCGTTCATTGCCTACTAGAGAAGCAGTAATAGGCGTTGCAACATGTGATAAAGGATTACCTGCCATGATGATTGCGCTTAGTTCTATGCATGATTTGCCAACTATTATTGTGCCTGGTGGTGTTACGCTGCCTCCAGCAATTGGGGAGGATGCAGGGAAAATCCAAACAATTGGCGCACGATTTGCCAATAAAGAGATTAGTTTGAAGGAAGCGGCAGAGCTTGGCTGTGTGGCATGTGCTACACCAGGAGGAGGCTGTCAATTCCTTGGTACTGCTGCAACATCGCAAGTAATTGCGGAAGCACTAGGCATAGCAGTCACTCATTCAGCACTTGCTCCTTCTGGACAAAAGATTTGGGCAGAAATGGCAAGGCAGTCAGCAAGAGCTGTTTTAGAAATGGAAAAGAATCAAATTAAAACAAAGGACATTATTACAGATAAAGCTATCGAGAATGCAATGGTTCTTCATGCGGCTTTTGGTGGTTCAACCAATCTTTTATTACATATTCCAGCTCTTGCACATGCTGCCAAATGTAAAATACCCACAGTAGATGATTGGGCAAGAATAAATCGCAAAACTCCACGTCTAGTAAGTGTTTTACCTAACGGACCAGATCATCATCCAACAGTTCGTGTTTTTCTTGCTGGTGGTGTACCAGAAGTAATGCTTCATTTACGAAAATTAGGGCTTTTACATGAAGATGTCCTAACTGTTACTGGTCATACTTTAGGAGAGAACTTAGATTGGTGGGAAAAATCCGAAAGAAGAACGCAATTAAGGAAACGTTTATTAGAAGCAGATGGTGTCAACCCTGAGCAAGTAATTATGGATCCTGCTACAGCAAAAGCAAGAGGGCTTACTTCCACGATCACCTTTCCAAAAGGGAATATTGCACCAGAAGGATCTGTTATTAAATCAACTTCAATTGATCGCACTGTAGTAGGAGAAGATGGAATCTATAGACATACAGGAACAGCGAAGGTATTTACATCGGAGAAAGCGGCTATTACTGCAATAAAAACTGGGGGAATAAAAGCAGGAGATGTAATGGTTGTAATGGGAGGAGGTCCATCTGGAACCGGAATGGAAGAAACCTATCAATTAACGTCTGCTTTGAAATATTTACCTTTTGGCAAATATGTATCCTTAATTACGGACGCACGTTTTTCAGGTGTCTCAACTGGAGCCTGCATCGGTCATATCGGTCCGGAAGCATTGAGCGATGGACCGATTGGAAGGCTGCGAAATGGAGATTTAATCGATATTATGGTTGATTGTGAAAACTTGATAGGAACAGTTGATTTTATTGGCACAGAAGATCAGCGATTGTCAAAAGAAGAGGCAACATCCGTTTTAAAAGCAAGAGAAGCGCATCCAGACCTTAAACCAGATCCTAATTTGCCAGATGATACAAGGCTTTGGGCGGCACTGCAAGCGGTTAGTGGCGGGACATGGAGAGGCAGTGTGTATGATGTTGACCGAATTATTGAAGTATTGGAAGCAGGGAAGAAGGCGTTAGCGAAAGAAGAAGGTTCTTTCATAAGATAG
- a CDS encoding carbohydrate ABC transporter permease → MTKQKRIQKIFMHLFLLIGVVISIGPFYWMLVGATNPSGNVLAFPPKLIPGDYLLENLRNLSNSIDIVKAVTNSSIIAIVFVIVSLFICSAAGYAFAKFKFKGSNLIFASFLLAMMIPYQATIIPLFQIFGSLDWINTYQAIILPQICYPFAIFLIRQNMQGIPDSLIEAARIDGAGEFFIFFKIALPTMKPALAAVGIFLFTHQWNNFMWPLIVMTTQENYTLPVALSTLAGLNSIDYGQLMLGTAISVIPVMAVFLILQKHFISGILGGSIKE, encoded by the coding sequence ATGACAAAACAGAAACGCATTCAAAAAATATTTATGCACCTATTTTTACTTATTGGTGTGGTCATTTCGATTGGTCCATTTTATTGGATGCTTGTAGGGGCAACAAATCCTTCAGGCAATGTGCTGGCCTTTCCTCCAAAATTGATTCCTGGTGATTATTTGCTGGAGAACCTACGAAATTTAAGCAATTCTATCGATATTGTCAAAGCGGTAACTAATTCATCAATCATTGCGATTGTTTTTGTCATAGTAAGTTTATTCATTTGTTCCGCAGCAGGCTATGCTTTTGCGAAGTTTAAATTTAAGGGCAGCAATCTGATTTTTGCATCCTTTTTATTGGCGATGATGATCCCATATCAGGCTACGATTATTCCACTATTTCAAATCTTTGGATCGTTAGACTGGATCAATACGTATCAAGCGATTATATTGCCGCAAATATGCTATCCCTTTGCTATCTTTTTGATTAGGCAAAATATGCAGGGAATACCAGATTCCTTAATAGAAGCAGCAAGAATAGATGGGGCTGGAGAGTTCTTTATCTTTTTCAAAATTGCTTTGCCAACAATGAAGCCTGCTTTAGCGGCTGTTGGGATTTTCCTTTTTACTCATCAATGGAATAATTTTATGTGGCCATTAATAGTGATGACAACACAGGAAAATTATACTTTGCCAGTGGCTTTGTCCACTTTAGCTGGTCTTAATTCTATTGATTATGGACAATTGATGTTAGGGACAGCTATTTCGGTAATCCCAGTAATGGCCGTCTTTCTTATCCTGCAAAAGCACTTTATTTCCGGTATTTTAGGTGGTTCGATAAAAGAATAA